One window of Fusarium keratoplasticum isolate Fu6.1 chromosome 2, whole genome shotgun sequence genomic DNA carries:
- a CDS encoding Methylenetetrahydrofolate reductase, giving the protein MHIKEMLTDAERSGQPSFSFEYFPPKTAQGVQNLYDRMDRMYNLGPKFIDITWGAGGRIAELTCEMVLQAQAVYGLETCMHLTCTDMGVEKVNDALLKAYKAGCTNILALRGDPPRDQDKWTAADGGFQYARDLVKHIRSTYGNHFDIGVAGYPEGCDDNKNEDELLDHLKEKVDMGATFIVTQMFYDADNFIRWVKKVRERGVNVPILPGIMPIATYASFLRRANHMKAKIPQAWLDALEPVKNDDVAVRDIGKSLVAEMCRKLLANGIHHLHFYTMNLAQATRMVLEELNWAPSAERPLQHALPWKQSKGLGRREEDVRPIFWRNRNKSYVIRTQDWDEFPNGRWGDSRSPAFGELDAYGIGLTGTNEANRKKWGEPKTVQDIAQLFVRYLRNEIDSLPWSESPLTSEADEIRDDLVELNKRGLLTVNSQPAVNGVKSSHPVHGWGPSNGYVYQKSYLELLVHPDVFNDMISRIEGHPDLTFYAVTKDGELRSNAPSDCPNAVTWGVFPGKEIVQPTIVESISFLAWKDEAFRLGVDWAHCYDASSPSRALIDEVMNEWYLVNIVNNDFHQNGTIFELLKGLEVKDLTTPATPKSEPEANSAEPVANGAAATAAAN; this is encoded by the coding sequence ATGCATATCAAGGAGATGCTCACCGACGCCGAGAGGAGCGGCcagccctccttctccttcgaGTACTTCCCTCCCAAGACCGCCCAGGGTGTTCAGAACCTCTACGACCGTATGGATCGCATGTACAACCTCGGCCCCAAGTTCATTGACATCACATGGGGTGCCGGAGGTCGCATCGCCGAGCTGACCTGCGAGATGGTTCTCCAGGCTCAGGCTGTTTATGGCCTCGAGACCTGTATGCACCTGACTTGCACCGACATGGGTGTTGAGAAGGTCAATGATGCCCTGCTCAAGGCTTACAAGGCCGGCTGCACCAACATTCTCGCTCTCCGTGGCGATCCCCCTCGAGACCAGGACAAGTGGACCGCCGCCGACGGTGGCTTCCAATACGCTCGCGACCTTGTGAAGCACATCCGCAGCACCTACGGCAACCACTTCGACATTGGTGTCGCTGGCTACCCCGAGGGCTgcgacgacaacaagaacgaggacgagctccttgaccacctcaaggagaaggtcgaCATGGGTGCCACCTTCATCGTCACCCAGATGTTCTACGACGCCGACAACTTTATTCGCTGGGTGAAGAAGGTCCGCGAGCGCGGTGTCAACGTCCCAATTCTCCCCGGAATTATGCCCATTGCCACATACGCCAGCTTCCTCCGAAGAGCCAATCAcatgaaggccaagatccCCCAAGCTTGGCTCGACGCCCTTGAGCCTGTCAAGAACGACGACGTTGCTGTCCGAGACATTGGTAAGAGCCTTGTCGCTGAAATGTGCCGCAAGCTGCTCGCCAATGGCATTCACCATTTGCATTTCTACACCATGAACCTCGCCCAGGCCACACGCAtggtcctcgaggagctcaactGGGCTCCCTCGGCTGAGCGTCCCCTCCAGCATGCCCTGCCATGGAAGCAATCCAAAGGTCTTGGTCGCCGCGAGGAGGATGTGCGACCCATTTTCTGGCGGAACCGCAACAAGTCATATGTCATTCGCACTCAGGACTGGGATGAATTCCCCAACGGTCGATGGGGTGACTCTCGCTCTCCCGCCTTTGGAGAGCTGGACGCTTACGGCATTGGCTTGACGGGCACAAACGAGGCGAACCGCAAGAAGTGGGGTGAGCCCAAGACGGTCCAGGACATTGCCCAGCTCTTTGTCCGCTATCTCCGCAACGAGATCGACTCTCTTCCCTGGAGTGAATCGCCCCTCACCAGCGAGGCTGATGAGATCCGAGATGACCTCGTGGAACTCAACAAGCGTGGCCTCCTGACTGTGAACTCGCAGCCTGCTGTCAACGGTGTCAAGTCTTCTCACCCGGTCCACGGTTGGGGTCCCTCCAACGGTTACGTCTACCAAAAGTCGTACCTGGAGTTGCTTGTCCACCCTGATGTCTTCAATGACATGATCAGCCGGATCGAGGGCCACCCTGACCTTACCTTCTATGCTGTCACCAAGGATGGTGAACTCCGCTCCAACGCACCCTCAGACTGCCCCAACGCTGTCACCTGGGGTGTGTTCCCTGGAAAGGAGATTGTGCAGCCAACCATCGTGGAGAGCATTAGTTTCCTCGCCTGGAAGGATGAGGCTTTCCGACTGGGAGTTGACTGGGCTCACTGTTATGATGCCAGCTCCCCCAGCAGGGCTCTTATCGACGAAGTAATGAACGAGTGGTACCTGGTTAATATCG